The Eubacterium maltosivorans genome includes the window GAGGGCGTTACAAAAATCGGTAAGATTGAGTATCAGTCAAAGGAAGAAAGCCAGGCTGAGAACCTCCGCAAAATGGTTCTCGCAATGTCCAAGGACATACGCGTTATTCTGATCAAGCTTGTGGACCGTCTGCACAACATGCGGACTCTGGAGTATATGAAAGAGTCCAAGCAGATTGAAAAATCCAGAGAAACGCTGGATATATATGCACCCATTGCCAACCGTCTGGGGATACAGACCATCAAGGCAGAGCTTGAAGACCTTGCCCTGAAATATCTGGACCCTGACGGCTACTACGACCTTGTAAAAAAGGTCAAGATGAAAAAGCAGTCGCGCGAGGAATATATCAATAAGGTCATTAAGATTTTGGAGAAAAAAATTGATGAAGTAGGCATCGAAGCAAAAATTTATGGCCGCTCTAAGCATTTTTACTCCATCTACAGGAAAATGAAGGCTCAGAACCGTAACTTTGACGAGATCTATGACCTTATCGCCGTGCGTGTAATTGTGGATAGCGTAAAGGACTGCTACGGTGTTTTGGGGATTGTCCATACTCAGTGGAAGCCTATTCCCGGACGCTTTAAGGACTATATTGCAATGCCGAAACCCAATATGTACCAGTCGATTCATACAACGGTTATCGGGCCAAACGGCGATCCTTTCGAGATCCAGATCCGGACCAAGGAAATGCATGAAACAGCAGAGTATGGGATTGCTGCGCACTGGAAATACAAAGAAGGTATCACCGACAGCAGCAACAAGGAGCTTCGGTATGAAAATAAGATGTCTTGGCTCCGCCAGATTCTTGAGTGGCAGAAGGAGCTGGATAACGCCAACGACCTGGTGGAAACCATCAAGGTAGACCTGCTCAATGAGGAGGTCTATGTATTTACGCCGCAGGGCAAGGTGGTTGAGCTGCCAATGGGCTCCTGTCCGCTGGATTTCGCCTATCGCATCCACAGCGACGTGGGGAATTCCTGCGTCGGCGCCAAGGTTAACGGTAAAATTGTCCCCCTTAATTATACACTGAACAATGGGGACATTGTGGAGATTATGACCTCCAAAAATTCAAACGGTCCAAGCCGTGACTGGCTCAACTTTACCAAGAGTGCCCATGCCCGCAATAAAATACGGCAGTATTTTAAAAAAGAAGAAAAAGAAGAAAATATTGCCAAGGGTAAGACCATGCTGGAGCGTGAAATCAAGCGCGAAGGCCTTCAGGACACAAAGCTTCTGAACACAAGTGAGCTGGAAGTGGTCAGCGATAAAATGGGTTATAAGACCCTCAGCGATTTTTATGCTGCCATTGGCTACAGCGGTGTGAAAATAGGCACCGTTTTGCAGAAAATGCGGATGCTTTTCCCCAGGGAGTTCCCAGAGCCCGAGGAAGAAGTGGTTATTAAAAAGACTGCTAAGCTCAAGAAATCTAACAGCAGCGTTATCGTGGCAGGACACAACGAAATCGACGTGCGTTTTTCCAAATGCTGTAACCCTGTGCCGGGAGACAAAATTGTGGGGTATATAACAGTTGGCAGAGGGATCTCAGTGCACCGGACCGATTGCCCTAACGTGCTGGGAATGACAGATCCCAGCCGTATTGTCGATGTTGAGTGGAACAAGTTTGGCATTGGCGGCAGCTTTACGGCTGAAATTCAGATTAAGGCCCGCGAAAAACAGGGTCTGCTTATTGAAATCTCTAAGATTTTCCTTGAGATGAATATCCCGCTGACAGCCTTAACCGCCAGAAATGAGAAGGGCGAGTTCGACTATTTCTCCGCGACCTTTGAGGTAAAGACAAGGAGAGAACTTAATCTCCTCATTAAAAATCTAAATAAAATACCGGAAATTATCAGTATTCACCGTGTATAGGAGCGAATATGAGAGCAGTTATTCAACGTGTAAAAGCATCTGAAGTCAAGGTGGGTGACCAGGTGATCGGCTCCATTGGCCGTGGCTTTAACCTCTTGTTGGGTATAAAGGAAGACGACACAGAAAAGGATATGGACTATATTATCCAGAAGACCGTAAACCTGCGCGTATTTGAGGATGATGAGGGAAAGATGAACCTCTCGCTTATGGACGTGGGGGGCGAGCTGCTGGTTGTCTCGCAGTTTACCCTTTATGGCGACTGCCGCAAAGGGCGCAGGCCGAGCTTTTCCAAAAGCGGTCCTGTGGACGCGGCAAAGGCCAAGTATGAGCTCTTTCTGGAAAAGCTGAGGAAGGAACCAGTCGCCAAAATAGAGACTGGAGAGTTTCAGGCAGAAATGGAGGTATCCATTGTCAACGACGGTCCGGTAACCCTTTTGCTGGACAGCGAAAAACAGTTT containing:
- a CDS encoding RelA/SpoT family protein → MANEAIEHKIDSLIELVKKNNPDAETEMILKAYHLADGAHKDQKRLSGEAYIIHPVSVAYILAEYKMDTETIVAAILHDVIEDTSYTYDDIKEMFNEQVADLVEGVTKIGKIEYQSKEESQAENLRKMVLAMSKDIRVILIKLVDRLHNMRTLEYMKESKQIEKSRETLDIYAPIANRLGIQTIKAELEDLALKYLDPDGYYDLVKKVKMKKQSREEYINKVIKILEKKIDEVGIEAKIYGRSKHFYSIYRKMKAQNRNFDEIYDLIAVRVIVDSVKDCYGVLGIVHTQWKPIPGRFKDYIAMPKPNMYQSIHTTVIGPNGDPFEIQIRTKEMHETAEYGIAAHWKYKEGITDSSNKELRYENKMSWLRQILEWQKELDNANDLVETIKVDLLNEEVYVFTPQGKVVELPMGSCPLDFAYRIHSDVGNSCVGAKVNGKIVPLNYTLNNGDIVEIMTSKNSNGPSRDWLNFTKSAHARNKIRQYFKKEEKEENIAKGKTMLEREIKREGLQDTKLLNTSELEVVSDKMGYKTLSDFYAAIGYSGVKIGTVLQKMRMLFPREFPEPEEEVVIKKTAKLKKSNSSVIVAGHNEIDVRFSKCCNPVPGDKIVGYITVGRGISVHRTDCPNVLGMTDPSRIVDVEWNKFGIGGSFTAEIQIKAREKQGLLIEISKIFLEMNIPLTALTARNEKGEFDYFSATFEVKTRRELNLLIKNLNKIPEIISIHRV
- the dtd gene encoding D-aminoacyl-tRNA deacylase, which gives rise to MRAVIQRVKASEVKVGDQVIGSIGRGFNLLLGIKEDDTEKDMDYIIQKTVNLRVFEDDEGKMNLSLMDVGGELLVVSQFTLYGDCRKGRRPSFSKSGPVDAAKAKYELFLEKLRKEPVAKIETGEFQAEMEVSIVNDGPVTLLLDSEKQF